One stretch of Falco naumanni isolate bFalNau1 chromosome 7, bFalNau1.pat, whole genome shotgun sequence DNA includes these proteins:
- the NRG4 gene encoding pro-neuregulin-4, membrane-bound isoform isoform X3 codes for MRTDHEELCGTSYGSFCLNGGICYMIPTVSSPFCRCIENYTGARCEEVLLPSIKSQAKGDLFAAFLASLLLLGVLVIGAFYFLCRNNNRALEWKNGGKRTCRATLRIQQL; via the exons ATGCGAACAG ATCATGAAGAACTCTGTGGCACCAGTTATGGATCTTTTTGTCTAAATGGAGGGATTTGCTATATGATTCCTACTGTATCCAGTCCATTCTGCAG GTGTATTGAGAACTACACAGGAGCCCGTTGCGAGGAAGTTTTGCTGCCCAGCATCAAGTCCCAAGCAAAAGGTGACCTGTTCGCAGCTTTCTTGGCTTCACTTCTTCTTCTAGGAGTCCTTGTAATTGGAGCATTCTACTTCCTTTGCAG aaataataacaGAGCATTAGAGTGGAAGAATGGTGGGAAAAGAACATGCAGAGCAACACTAAGAATACAACAGCTGTAA
- the NRG4 gene encoding pro-neuregulin-4, membrane-bound isoform isoform X2 has product MRTDHEELCGTSYGSFCLNGGICYMIPTVSSPFCRCIENYTGARCEEVLLPSIKSQAKGDLFAAFLASLLLLGVLVIGAFYFLCRSGKLQFQGQVLRSVVPAWLRLQAAMAATK; this is encoded by the exons ATGCGAACAG ATCATGAAGAACTCTGTGGCACCAGTTATGGATCTTTTTGTCTAAATGGAGGGATTTGCTATATGATTCCTACTGTATCCAGTCCATTCTGCAG GTGTATTGAGAACTACACAGGAGCCCGTTGCGAGGAAGTTTTGCTGCCCAGCATCAAGTCCCAAGCAAAAGGTGACCTGTTCGCAGCTTTCTTGGCTTCACTTCTTCTTCTAGGAGTCCTTGTAATTGGAGCATTCTACTTCCTTTGCAG gTCAGGAAAGCTTCAATTCCAAGGACAAGTTCTTCGGAGTGTGGTGCCAGCCTGGTTGAGACTACAAGCAGCAATGGCTGCAACA aaataa
- the NRG4 gene encoding pro-neuregulin-4, membrane-bound isoform isoform X1 yields the protein MRTDHEELCGTSYGSFCLNGGICYMIPTVSSPFCRCIENYTGARCEEVLLPSIKSQAKGDLFAAFLASLLLLGVLVIGAFYFLCRKASIPRTSSSECGASLVETTSSNGCNKIITEH from the exons ATGCGAACAG ATCATGAAGAACTCTGTGGCACCAGTTATGGATCTTTTTGTCTAAATGGAGGGATTTGCTATATGATTCCTACTGTATCCAGTCCATTCTGCAG GTGTATTGAGAACTACACAGGAGCCCGTTGCGAGGAAGTTTTGCTGCCCAGCATCAAGTCCCAAGCAAAAGGTGACCTGTTCGCAGCTTTCTTGGCTTCACTTCTTCTTCTAGGAGTCCTTGTAATTGGAGCATTCTACTTCCTTTGCAG GAAAGCTTCAATTCCAAGGACAAGTTCTTCGGAGTGTGGTGCCAGCCTGGTTGAGACTACAAGCAGCAATGGCTGCAACA aaataataacaGAGCATTAG